A genome region from Gossypium hirsutum isolate 1008001.06 chromosome A04, Gossypium_hirsutum_v2.1, whole genome shotgun sequence includes the following:
- the LOC121228064 gene encoding uncharacterized protein: protein MVPHEKVTWEFFQEEFWKKYISERFMDQKRKEFLDLKQGRMMVTEYEREFVRPSKYAWECVSSEAKMCRRFEDGLNKDIRLSVGVLELKEFMKIEAETRDARKRHASKSFPSQSKKSRDVYSRFHASVEHSHRDCKKMNDGFYFRCGSQDHFIKDYPEITNKEKFQGTRPSGTNSKERPQKNVGAGAGSMNVTKDTTVRSEARTPARTYAIRVRENASSLDMITGESGNLPIVISAMSAQKCFRMNDGFYFRCGSQDHFIKDYPEITNKEKFQGTRPSGTNSKERPQKNVGAGAGSMNVTKDTTVRSEARTPARTYAIRESKLKVESVPIVSEYVDVFQEELPGLPPNREVKFGIELIPGTTPISIALYRMAPTDLKELKSQL from the exons ATGGTGCCTCATGAAAAGGTCacatgggagttctttcaagaggaattctggaagaaatacattagtgagAGGTTTATGGACCAAAAGCGTAAAGAATTCCTCGATTTGAAGCAAGGCCGCATGATGgttactgaatatgaaagagagttcgttCGACCCAGTAAGTACGCCTGGGAGTGTGTATCCTCCGAGGCTAAgatgtgtagaaggtttgaagatggacttaataAGGACATTAGACTGTCAGTAGGTgtccttgagttgaaagagttcatg AAAATCGAAGCTGAAACTAGAGATGCAAGGAAGAGGCATGCgagcaagtcatttccatctcagtctaagaaatccagagatGTCTACTCTCGTTTCCACGCATCTGTGGAACATTCACACCGAGACTGTAAGAA GATGAACGATGGATTCtattttcgatgtggttctcaagatcactttattaaagattacCCCGAGATAACTAACAAAGAGAAATTTCAAGGTACAAGGCCAAGCGGCACAAATTCTAAAGAAAGGCCTCAGAAGAATGTTGGAGCTGGGGCTGGCAGTATGAATGTGACGAAAGACACCACCGTAAGGTCTGAAGCTAGGACTCCGGCTAGAACCTATGCCATACGTGTACGTGAAAATGCATCTTCTCTTGATAtgatcaccg GTGAATCAGGAAACTTGCCTATTGTAATATCTGCAATGTCTGCCCAGAAATGTTTTAG GATGAACGATGGATTCtattttcgatgtggttctcaagatcactttattaaagattacCCCGAGATAACTAACAAAGAGAAATTTCAAGGTACAAGGCCAAGCGGCACAAATTCTAAAGAAAGGCCTCAGAAGAATGTTGGAGCTGGGGCTGGCAGTATGAATGTGACGAAAGACACCACCGTAAGGTCTGAAGCTAGGACTCCGGCTAGAACCTATGCCATACGT GAATCAAAATTGAAGGTTGAGTCAGTGCCGATTGTAAGTGAGTATGTAGATGTATTCCAGGAAGAATTACCTGGGTTACCCCCTAATAGAGAGGTTAAATTTGGCATAGAGCTAATACCAGGGACCacacctatttctattgctcttTATCGGATGGCTCCGACTGACCTGAAAGAACTAAAATCACAGTTGTAA